The following proteins are encoded in a genomic region of Saccharopolyspora antimicrobica:
- a CDS encoding amino acid permease gives MAHDVSRSSGGALTSGLKSRQITMISIGGVIGAGLFVGSSAAIAEAGPGVLLSFLIAAVLVVLVMKMLAEMAIANPDTGSFSTYADRALGRWAGFSIGWLYWWFYVLAIPIEAIVAGKIIGSVLAIPSWLPAFAVVVLLAGTNLLAVRSYGEFEYWFALLKVVAIVGFLALGLAAILGLLPGSGASGLSGLWAHGGFLPNGGVSVLAGLLTAMFAFQGSEIVTIAAAESEDPKRNIRKAIGAVVWRLALFYIGSVFVVVALVPWDAPELAAGTYQAALERMNIPGASAVMDLVVLVAVCSCLNSAIYTASRMVFSLARRGEAPRVLGTIGANGTPRAAVLASTGIGVVAVVVSYAVPGLFTYMLASSGAIALIMYLVIAATQLATRRAMRARGTESRLESRMWAFPHLTVLTMVAIAGILLTMAILPGQRLELSVSLGLAAVLVVVGIVIQRRSPAVPVEPRVSAGTGLARKGPR, from the coding sequence ATGGCACACGACGTTTCGCGCTCGTCCGGCGGGGCGCTCACCAGCGGCCTCAAGAGCCGCCAGATCACGATGATCTCGATCGGTGGCGTGATCGGTGCCGGTCTGTTCGTCGGCTCCTCGGCGGCCATCGCCGAAGCCGGGCCCGGGGTGCTGCTGTCCTTCCTCATCGCCGCGGTGCTGGTCGTGCTGGTGATGAAGATGCTGGCGGAGATGGCCATCGCCAACCCCGACACCGGGTCGTTCTCCACCTACGCCGACCGCGCGCTGGGCCGCTGGGCGGGGTTCTCCATCGGCTGGCTGTACTGGTGGTTCTACGTGCTGGCGATCCCGATCGAGGCGATCGTCGCCGGGAAGATCATCGGGTCGGTGCTGGCGATCCCGAGCTGGCTGCCCGCGTTCGCGGTGGTCGTGCTGCTCGCCGGCACGAACCTGCTGGCGGTGCGCAGCTACGGCGAGTTCGAGTACTGGTTCGCGCTGCTGAAGGTCGTCGCGATCGTCGGGTTCCTCGCGCTCGGCCTCGCGGCGATCCTCGGACTGCTGCCCGGTTCGGGCGCGAGCGGTCTGTCCGGGCTGTGGGCCCACGGCGGCTTCCTGCCGAACGGCGGGGTCTCGGTCCTGGCCGGGTTGCTGACCGCGATGTTCGCCTTCCAGGGTAGCGAGATCGTCACCATCGCCGCCGCCGAGTCCGAGGACCCGAAGCGCAACATCCGCAAGGCCATCGGCGCGGTGGTGTGGCGGCTGGCGCTGTTCTACATCGGTTCGGTGTTCGTCGTGGTCGCCCTGGTCCCGTGGGACGCCCCCGAGCTCGCCGCCGGCACGTACCAGGCCGCGCTGGAGCGGATGAACATCCCGGGCGCTTCCGCGGTCATGGACCTCGTCGTGCTCGTGGCGGTCTGCAGCTGCCTCAACTCCGCGATCTACACCGCTTCGCGCATGGTGTTCTCCCTGGCCAGGAGAGGGGAGGCGCCGCGCGTGCTGGGCACGATCGGGGCCAACGGCACGCCGCGGGCCGCGGTGCTCGCCTCCACGGGGATCGGGGTGGTCGCGGTGGTCGTCAGCTACGCCGTTCCCGGGCTCTTCACCTACATGCTGGCCTCCAGCGGCGCGATCGCCCTGATCATGTACCTGGTCATCGCCGCCACCCAGCTGGCCACCCGCCGCGCGATGCGCGCCCGGGGCACCGAATCCCGCCTCGAATCCCGGATGTGGGCCTTCCCGCACCTGACCGTGCTCACCATGGTCGCGATCGCCGGCATCCTGCTGACCATGGCGATCCTGCCCGGCCAGCGCCTCGAGCTGTCGGTCTCGCTCGGGCTCGCCGCGGTCCTGGTCGTGGTCGGCATCGTCATCCAGCGCCGCAGCCCGGCTGTCCCGGTGGAGCCGCGGGTGAGCGCAGGAACCGGACTGGCCCGGAAGGGCCCTCGCTGA
- a CDS encoding AMP-binding protein, whose product MERAGDGRAAAGSITGMLADRTARTPDAVFLRTAEGELTYAQVQSLAASTAGGLAALGAREGTPVVLLLRNSLDHVVVWFALARLGALHVPVNTALPGSRLRHVLAVSGARIVVAEADLLAQLDESLLEGRTVIVRPSAGAGSGEHVVELSEVMGSPVDAPPPRGGDLDPATLMFTSGTTGPSKACVLPHRYLARQGQIHAQRFGYRDDDVLYCPFPLFHIDAATLTVVAALAAGATAALGARFSASGFWSEVRQFDASVFNFMGATLTILWKQEPSAADRQHRVRLAWGVPVPEWRDRWQQRFGFPVYQVYGLTDAGLPVYDPVGGELRPGTCGRVIDEYDVRIDTADGAGIGEILVRGNEPGLTMIGYHGMPEATAAAIDERGWVRTGDLGSLDRDGYLVFHGRLSDSIRRRGENISAHEVEELVCGHPEVVEAAAIGVPSELTEEEVKVCVVRRAGSELSAEALHRYCLEHGARFMVPRYIEFVAGLPKTPTEKVEKFRLAQAGITDRTWDGETSR is encoded by the coding sequence ATGGAGCGGGCGGGAGACGGTCGTGCCGCGGCGGGCAGCATCACCGGCATGCTCGCCGACAGGACTGCTCGCACCCCGGACGCGGTGTTCCTGCGCACGGCGGAGGGCGAGCTGACCTACGCCCAGGTGCAGTCGCTGGCGGCCTCCACCGCAGGTGGGCTGGCCGCTCTCGGCGCGAGAGAGGGAACTCCGGTCGTTCTGCTGCTGCGGAACAGCCTCGACCACGTGGTGGTGTGGTTCGCCCTCGCGCGCCTGGGTGCGCTGCACGTACCGGTGAACACGGCGTTGCCCGGTTCCCGGCTGCGTCACGTCCTCGCCGTGTCCGGGGCGAGGATCGTGGTCGCCGAGGCCGATCTGCTGGCGCAGCTGGACGAAAGCCTGCTCGAAGGGCGCACGGTCATCGTGCGCCCCTCGGCCGGGGCGGGTTCCGGCGAGCACGTCGTGGAGCTGAGCGAGGTGATGGGCTCACCGGTCGATGCTCCGCCACCGCGGGGCGGTGACCTCGATCCGGCCACCCTGATGTTCACCTCGGGCACCACCGGACCGTCCAAGGCCTGCGTGCTCCCGCACCGCTACCTGGCCCGCCAGGGGCAGATCCACGCGCAGCGCTTCGGCTACCGCGACGACGACGTGCTGTACTGCCCGTTCCCGCTGTTCCACATCGACGCGGCCACGCTCACCGTGGTCGCGGCGCTGGCTGCCGGCGCCACCGCCGCGCTCGGCGCCCGGTTCAGCGCATCGGGGTTCTGGTCGGAGGTGCGGCAGTTCGACGCCTCGGTGTTCAACTTCATGGGCGCGACCCTGACCATCCTGTGGAAGCAGGAGCCCTCCGCCGCGGACCGCCAACACCGCGTCCGGCTGGCCTGGGGCGTGCCGGTGCCGGAGTGGCGGGACCGGTGGCAGCAGCGCTTCGGATTCCCGGTATACCAGGTCTACGGCCTCACCGACGCCGGGCTGCCCGTCTACGACCCGGTCGGCGGCGAGCTGCGGCCGGGCACCTGCGGGCGGGTCATCGACGAGTACGACGTCCGGATCGACACCGCCGACGGGGCCGGGATCGGCGAGATCCTGGTCCGGGGCAACGAACCCGGGCTGACCATGATCGGCTACCACGGGATGCCCGAGGCCACCGCCGCGGCGATCGACGAGCGGGGCTGGGTGCGCACCGGCGACCTGGGCAGCCTCGACCGGGACGGCTACCTCGTCTTCCACGGCAGGCTCAGCGATTCGATCCGGCGGCGCGGGGAGAACATCTCCGCGCACGAGGTCGAGGAACTGGTCTGCGGTCATCCCGAGGTCGTCGAGGCGGCCGCGATCGGAGTGCCGAGCGAGCTGACCGAGGAGGAGGTGAAGGTCTGCGTGGTCCGCCGGGCCGGCTCGGAGCTGTCCGCGGAAGCGCTGCACCGGTACTGCCTCGAACACGGCGCGCGGTTCATGGTGCCCCGCTACATCGAGTTCGTGGCCGGACTGCCCAAGACCCCGACCGAGAAGGTGGAGAAGTTCCGCCTGGCCCAGGCCGGCATCACGGACCGGACCTGGGACGGCGAAACCTCCCGCTGA
- a CDS encoding amidohydrolase family protein, producing MTIIDARVRLPQDCRPGRAYSAPARQTEQYDRVLDLTSKMNNGTLGGLLSTMDDQGITHAVMHAESEGGEDAEALNDGLEEVLAEHGDRFRGIGCLDLGSRSPTRLAVQTARIAERGMLGVSLQPAFFGLDIDDRALYPMYARAEELGLVVCVHTGITYSRMHPLRHERAELLDQVACDFPDLALVACHAGWPWAAEYAAVARRHPTVHLEFGGLAPKYVARPGTGWDVLFGMMPNLLREQILYGSDWPVMEPRRALAEWRDSGLGEAVLSALFGDNAARVFGFSAA from the coding sequence ATGACGATCATCGACGCCCGTGTCCGGCTACCCCAGGACTGCAGGCCCGGGCGCGCGTACTCCGCGCCCGCCCGCCAGACCGAGCAGTACGACAGGGTGCTCGACCTGACCAGCAAGATGAACAACGGCACCCTCGGCGGCCTGTTGTCCACGATGGACGATCAGGGCATCACGCACGCGGTGATGCACGCCGAGTCGGAGGGCGGCGAGGACGCCGAGGCGCTCAACGACGGGCTGGAAGAGGTCCTCGCCGAACACGGTGACCGCTTCCGCGGGATCGGTTGCCTGGACCTCGGCAGCCGCAGCCCCACCCGGCTCGCCGTGCAGACCGCTCGCATCGCCGAGCGGGGGATGCTGGGAGTGTCGCTGCAACCGGCGTTCTTCGGCCTGGACATCGACGACCGCGCCCTGTACCCGATGTACGCGCGGGCCGAAGAGCTCGGGCTGGTCGTGTGCGTGCACACCGGCATCACCTACTCCCGGATGCATCCGCTGCGCCACGAGCGCGCCGAGCTGCTCGACCAGGTCGCCTGCGACTTCCCCGATCTGGCGCTCGTCGCCTGCCACGCGGGCTGGCCGTGGGCCGCGGAGTACGCAGCAGTGGCGCGGCGGCACCCCACCGTGCACCTGGAGTTCGGCGGGCTGGCCCCGAAGTACGTCGCGAGGCCGGGCACCGGCTGGGACGTGCTGTTCGGCATGATGCCGAACCTGCTGCGCGAGCAGATCCTCTACGGCAGCGACTGGCCGGTGATGGAACCCCGGCGCGCGCTCGCGGAGTGGCGCGATTCAGGGCTGGGCGAAGCGGTGCTGTCGGCCCTGTTCGGGGACAACGCGGCCCGGGTGTTCGGGTTCTCCGCGGCGTGA
- a CDS encoding AAA family ATPase: MGSVGSSSTRLVVLRGNSGSGKSSIASAVRAQLGRTCALVPQDVMRRTVLRERDVANGFNIGLISMVARYALDCGYHVIVEGILSAERYATMLAELARDHRGTTTFYYLDVSFAETARRHETRPQAAEFDSTEMLGWYRHLDLLGVPGERIIAEESSLESSVRRVLSEAFGVGEPFASPGT; the protein is encoded by the coding sequence ATGGGGTCGGTCGGTTCTTCGTCGACGCGCTTGGTCGTGCTCCGCGGCAATTCGGGCAGCGGCAAGAGCTCCATCGCATCGGCAGTGCGCGCGCAGCTGGGACGCACCTGCGCGCTCGTTCCGCAAGATGTGATGCGGCGGACGGTGCTCAGGGAGCGGGACGTCGCCAACGGCTTCAACATCGGCCTGATCAGCATGGTCGCGCGATATGCGCTCGACTGCGGGTACCACGTGATCGTCGAAGGCATCCTCAGCGCGGAGCGCTACGCGACGATGCTGGCCGAACTGGCACGGGACCACCGGGGCACCACCACCTTCTACTACCTCGACGTCTCGTTCGCGGAGACCGCCCGCAGGCACGAGACCCGGCCGCAGGCCGCGGAGTTCGACTCCACCGAGATGCTGGGCTGGTACCGGCACCTCGATCTCCTCGGGGTTCCCGGCGAACGGATCATCGCCGAGGAGTCCAGCCTGGAAAGCAGCGTCCGCCGCGTCCTCTCCGAAGCTTTCGGGGTCGGAGAACCTTTCGCCTCACCCGGCACCTGA